From a single Mycolicibacterium moriokaense genomic region:
- a CDS encoding esterase family protein codes for MAVVVMMALTLVTAPQASAYSREGLPVEMLSVPSPSMGRDIKVQFQGGGPHAVYLLDGLRAQDDFNGWDINTAAFEWFYESGVSVVMPVGGQSSFYSDWYAPAKGFNGTLTYKWETFLTNELPAWLMANRQQDPRGNAVVGLSMSGGAALTLAAWHPQQFFFAASLSGYLNPSKGMWPTLIGFAMMDAGGYRAVDMWGPPNNPAWQRNDPMLNINRLVANRTALWIYCGNGVLSDLDGGDGGFGQQFSAGYLENITLATNKEFQEKYLAAGGRNAVFHFPPNGTHSWGYWGAQLQQMKPDILRILNPPPPPPPPAPPAPGAVPAPAPVAPAVPQAAAPRVAAPAVPVAPRAAVPAAPATGATPGLNLVPMG; via the coding sequence ATGGCCGTCGTGGTGATGATGGCGTTGACGTTGGTTACCGCACCTCAGGCGTCGGCGTATTCACGCGAAGGCCTGCCCGTCGAGATGCTGAGCGTGCCGTCGCCGTCGATGGGCCGCGACATCAAGGTGCAGTTCCAGGGCGGCGGCCCGCATGCGGTGTATCTGCTCGACGGGCTTCGCGCGCAGGACGACTTCAACGGCTGGGACATCAACACCGCGGCGTTCGAGTGGTTCTACGAATCCGGGGTGTCGGTGGTGATGCCCGTCGGCGGGCAGTCGAGCTTCTACAGCGACTGGTACGCCCCGGCGAAAGGCTTCAACGGGACGCTGACCTACAAGTGGGAGACGTTCCTGACCAACGAGCTGCCCGCTTGGCTGATGGCGAACCGGCAGCAGGATCCGCGTGGTAATGCCGTTGTGGGACTGTCGATGTCGGGTGGCGCCGCGTTGACGTTGGCCGCGTGGCATCCGCAGCAGTTCTTCTTCGCCGCATCGCTGTCGGGCTACCTGAACCCGTCAAAGGGGATGTGGCCGACGCTGATCGGGTTCGCGATGATGGACGCCGGCGGCTACCGCGCGGTCGACATGTGGGGGCCGCCGAACAATCCGGCGTGGCAGCGCAATGACCCGATGCTCAACATCAATCGACTGGTGGCCAACCGCACGGCGCTGTGGATTTACTGCGGCAACGGGGTGCTGTCCGATCTCGATGGCGGCGACGGCGGTTTCGGGCAGCAGTTCAGCGCGGGGTACCTCGAGAACATCACGCTGGCTACCAACAAGGAGTTCCAGGAGAAGTATCTGGCCGCGGGCGGGCGCAACGCGGTGTTCCACTTCCCGCCGAACGGCACACACAGCTGGGGGTACTGGGGCGCTCAGCTACAGCAGATGAAGCCGGACATCCTGCGCATCCTGAACCCTCCGCCGCCGCCACCGCCGCCGGCTCCCCCCGCCCCGGGAGCAGTGCCCGCGCCTGCGCCCGTAGCGCCGGCTGTACCTCAGGCGGCGGCACCTCGGGTGGCGGCACCCGCAGTGCCGGTCGCGCCTCGCGCTGCGGTGCCGGCAGCGCCGGCTACGGGCGCGACGCCCGGGCTGAACCTGGTCCCGATGGGTTAA